One window of the Trachemys scripta elegans isolate TJP31775 chromosome 13, CAS_Tse_1.0, whole genome shotgun sequence genome contains the following:
- the ZNF276 gene encoding zinc finger protein 276, whose amino-acid sequence MKRDRRGRFLSPAGGRRPEPRAGSGRRGRAAREEAAGAGQGARGAPAQPEPEDGAEEAGIGRALSVGYCRLCHGKFSSRSLRNAFGKVPVTGENSEKQRRVDQVFFTDFQRLVGVAVRQDPALPQYVCKKCHAQFYKCRSVLKTFIQRVNASPTGHIKSKGKNSDVQPQPDAEAPCLVDLITSSPQCLHNLVTWTHNHAGNCQSVPSLQSVLSSEYCGIIRAVWGCGNGHDYVMDTDSDCSTVLVDNALSVTWEWNKSTAQRLTDNGASADNAGAASAPRPQLAPARTGTCEQPVNKGTTSEPLGAENQLPQSRNSSHSQEDSPVSLQEKSLPQSASPLSSAPGQLSGKQVLSSTSDERVKDEFSDLSEGDFLSEDENDKRTVQSSDDSFEPYPEKKGSNKKSENKEAKKAEEPKIRKKPGPKPGWKKKIKCEREELPTIYKCPYQGCTAVYRGADGMKKHIKEHHEEVRERPCPHPGCNKVFMIDRYLQRHVKLIHTEVRNYICDECGQTFKQRKHLSVHQMRHSGAKPLQCEICGFQCRQRASLKYHMTKHKAETELEFACDQCGKRFEKAHNLNVHMSMVHPLTQTQDKTKPLEPEQILMLNPSGTVESQAVKPEQTAQQEPT is encoded by the exons GAATTGGTAGAGCCCTAAGCGTAGGATATTGCCGACTCTGCCATGGGAAGTTTTCCTCCCGGAGCTTGCGGAATGCTTTTGGGAAGGTTCCTGTAACGGGAGAGAACTCTGAGAAGCAGCGACGTGTGGATCAAGTGTTTTTCACAGATTTCCAGCGACTGGTTGGAGTAGCAGTCCGACAAGATCCTGCTCTCCCGCAATATGTCTGCAAGAAATGCCATGCCCAGTTTTACAAATGTCGCAGCGTCCTCAAGACGTTTATTCAGAGGGTGAATGCATCGCCCACAGGCCATATAAAATCAAAAGGAAA GAACAGTGATGTGCAGCCACAGCCAGATGCAGAAGCCCCCTGTTTGG TAGACTTGATCACAtccagcccccagtgcctgcATAATTTGGTTACGTGGACCCACAACCATGCGGGGAACTGCCAGTCTGTGCCAAGCCTGCAGAGTGTGTTATCTTCCGAGTACTGTGGGATAATTCGAGCCGTGTGGGGCTGTGGAAACGGGCATGACTATGTTATGGATACAGATTCTGATTGCAGCACGGTGCTTGTTGATAATGCCTTGTCTGTTACATGGGAATGGAACAAGAGCACAGCACAGCGTTTGACTGACAACGGGGCAAGTGCAGACAATGCTGGGGCTGCCTCTGCTCCCAGGCCCCAGCTTGCTCCAGCAAGGACAGGCACTTGCGAGCAGCCAGTAAACAAAGGGACCACATCGGAGCCACTCGGAGCTGAGAATCAGTTGCCACAGAGCAGAAATTCATCTCATTCACAAGAGGACAGTCCAGTCTCTTTACAGGAGAAAAGTCTGCCCCAGTCAGCCTCTCCACTGAGCAGTGCCCCAG GACAGTTGAGTGGGAAGCAGGTTCTGTCTTCAACGTCGGATGAGCGGGTAAAAGACGAGTTCAGTGACCTTTCTGAGGG AGACTTCTTGAGTGAAGATGAGAATGATAAGAGAACCGTGCAATCTTCAGATGACTCCTTTGAACCTTATCCAGAAAAGAA GGGGTCCAACAAAAAGAGTGAAAATAAAGAAGCGAAGAAGGCTGAAGAGCCCAAAATAAGAAAGAAGCCAGGACCCAAGCCAGGCTGGAAAAAAAAGATCAAATGTGAAAG GGAGGAGCTGCCTACCATCTACAAGTGTCCTTACCAGGGGTGCACAGCTGTATACAGAGGGGCCGATGGCATGAAG AAACACATAAAGGAGCATCATGAAGAAGTGCGGGAGAGGCCTTGTCCCCACCCTGGCTGCAACAAGGTGTTCATGATCGATCGGTACCTACAGCGCCATGTGAAACTCATTCATACAG AGGTACGGAATTATATCTGTGATGAATGTGGGCAGACCTTCAAACAACGCAAACACCTCTCAGTCCACCAGATGCGCCATTCAGGAGCAAAGCCCCTCCA ATGTGAAATCTGTGGTTTCCAATGCAGGCAGCGAGCGTCTCTCAAATATCACATGACCAAACACAAAGCTGAGACCGAGCTGGAGTTTGCCTGTGACCAGTGTGGAAAGCGTTTCGAAAAGGCCCATAACCTTAATGTCCACATGTCCATGGTGCACCCTCTGACCCAGACTCAGGACAAAACCAAGCCACTGGAGCCTGAGCAGATTCTCATGTTGAATCCTTCAGGGACTGTGGAAAGCCAGGCTGTAAAACCAGAACAGACTGCACAACAGGAGCCCACTTGA